In a single window of the Synechococcus sp. HK05 genome:
- the pstB gene encoding phosphate ABC transporter ATP-binding protein PstB, which yields MTTSMPSPSHLQQSGSEFCMELENVGISYSGNEAVKGVYMQIPRGKVTAFIGPSGCGKSTVLRALNRMNDLIEGCAIKGRVIFDGQDLYAPNVDPVEVRRRIGMVFQKPNPFPKSIYENIAFGARINGYRGDMDELVERSLRKAAIWDETKDKLKESGYALSGGQQQRLCIARAIAIEPEVILMDEPCSALDPISTLKIEEMMHELKKSYTIVIVTHNMQQAVRVSDMTGFFNVTPKADGDGKVGCLEEFAETETIFNAPSQQATQDYVSGRFG from the coding sequence ATGACCACCTCCATGCCTTCTCCATCTCATCTGCAGCAATCCGGCTCCGAGTTCTGCATGGAACTTGAGAATGTCGGCATCAGCTACAGCGGCAATGAAGCCGTGAAAGGTGTGTACATGCAGATTCCGCGCGGAAAGGTCACTGCTTTTATTGGCCCTTCCGGTTGCGGCAAGAGCACGGTGCTGCGCGCCCTTAACCGCATGAACGACCTGATCGAAGGGTGCGCCATCAAAGGGCGTGTGATTTTCGATGGCCAGGATCTGTATGCACCGAATGTGGATCCTGTGGAGGTGCGCCGCCGCATCGGGATGGTGTTCCAAAAGCCCAATCCCTTCCCCAAGAGCATTTACGAAAATATTGCCTTCGGTGCCCGTATCAATGGCTATCGCGGTGATATGGATGAGTTGGTTGAACGTTCTCTGCGGAAAGCCGCCATTTGGGACGAAACCAAAGACAAGCTCAAGGAAAGCGGTTATGCCCTCTCCGGCGGCCAGCAACAGCGCCTCTGCATTGCTCGCGCCATTGCAATCGAGCCGGAAGTGATCTTAATGGATGAGCCTTGTTCAGCCCTCGACCCCATCTCCACCCTCAAGATCGAGGAAATGATGCATGAGCTCAAGAAGAGCTACACGATTGTGATCGTGACCCACAACATGCAACAGGCCGTGCGCGTCAGCGACATGACCGGCTTCTTCAATGTCACCCCCAAGGCAGACGGCGACGGAAAAGTGGGTTGCCTGGAGGAATTTGCAGAGACTGAAACGATCTTCAATGCACCGAGTCAGCAGGCAACGCAGGATTATGTCTCGGGTCGATTCGGCTGA
- the pstA gene encoding phosphate ABC transporter permease PstA produces MTSTASPLAPLQPEFRRSSLRFNGSLARNRWNLLFTVVASVFALIAVLPLLLVLGYVLVKGGSLLSLSLLTELPPPPGLEGGGIGNAIVGTIVVTLIASLIAIPVGVGGGIYLAEYSRSGWFAQFVRFGTNVLSGVPSIICGVFVYGLIVSTRLFFGQSYSAMAGGVALSVLMLPTVIKTTDEALKLVPQELRWGAVGIGASRFVTITRITLPAAFTPIATGVVLGIARAAGETAPLIFTALFSPFWQEGLFNPIATMSVLIFNFAIMPYEAQIALAWAASFVLVVMILAANLFARWLGRFARA; encoded by the coding sequence ATGACGTCTACAGCTTCACCGTTGGCTCCTCTGCAGCCAGAGTTCCGCCGCTCTTCACTGCGCTTCAATGGCTCCCTTGCGCGTAACCGCTGGAACCTGCTGTTCACAGTGGTGGCATCTGTGTTCGCGCTGATCGCCGTGCTGCCTTTGCTGCTGGTGCTCGGCTATGTGCTCGTGAAGGGTGGATCGCTCCTGAGCCTTTCGCTGCTCACTGAGTTGCCACCTCCGCCGGGCCTTGAGGGCGGCGGGATTGGCAATGCCATCGTTGGCACCATTGTGGTGACCTTGATCGCCAGCTTGATCGCCATTCCCGTGGGCGTGGGTGGCGGCATCTATCTGGCTGAATACTCCCGCTCCGGTTGGTTTGCCCAATTCGTGCGCTTTGGCACCAATGTTCTCTCGGGAGTGCCGTCGATTATCTGCGGCGTGTTTGTGTACGGCTTGATCGTGAGCACGCGCCTGTTTTTCGGCCAGAGCTACAGCGCGATGGCAGGTGGTGTTGCTCTCTCGGTGTTGATGCTGCCCACGGTGATCAAAACCACCGACGAAGCTCTGAAACTCGTGCCTCAGGAACTGCGTTGGGGCGCCGTTGGGATCGGTGCCTCCCGATTTGTCACGATCACGCGGATCACGCTTCCGGCGGCCTTCACGCCGATTGCAACCGGTGTCGTGCTGGGCATTGCTCGAGCTGCCGGTGAAACCGCACCACTGATCTTTACAGCCCTCTTCTCCCCCTTCTGGCAGGAGGGCCTCTTCAACCCGATCGCCACCATGTCGGTGTTGATCTTCAACTTCGCGATCATGCCCTATGAGGCCCAGATCGCCTTGGCCTGGGCAGCCTCGTTTGTGTTGGTGGTGATGATCCTGGCCGCCAACCTGTTCGCCCGCTGGTTGGGTCGTTTCGCCCGCGCCTGA